One window of the Pseudomonas knackmussii B13 genome contains the following:
- a CDS encoding substrate-binding domain-containing protein, translating into MHNATGQSPRLRLAIAPGAPSPQLSALLALQRAEEPDVALAFFEVSGRDLHAGLHDGRYDAGVSIQVSSDAALKAQPLWAECMAVAMPLRFPLLDQATLTIADLLDFALYRWQAEICSKLDERLSTPLPTGRQNIRYVTSFGLLATWVAAGYGVGVSAQSRIEHAHRWGITMRPLIDGPYEIVTHLQRPQEPTSSVVERFERRALQVARASAA; encoded by the coding sequence ATGCACAACGCTACCGGCCAGTCCCCCCGTCTCAGGCTCGCCATAGCGCCAGGCGCGCCGTCGCCACAGTTGTCGGCACTGCTGGCGCTGCAACGCGCGGAAGAGCCCGATGTCGCTCTCGCCTTCTTTGAGGTTTCAGGTCGCGATCTGCATGCGGGACTACATGACGGCCGTTACGACGCGGGGGTTTCAATTCAGGTATCGAGCGACGCGGCGCTTAAAGCGCAGCCGTTGTGGGCCGAGTGCATGGCCGTCGCCATGCCGCTACGATTTCCATTGCTTGATCAGGCGACACTCACGATCGCCGATCTGCTGGACTTCGCCCTGTATCGCTGGCAGGCGGAAATCTGTTCCAAGTTGGATGAGCGGCTTTCCACGCCCCTGCCGACAGGTCGACAGAACATCCGGTACGTCACTTCGTTTGGCCTGTTGGCCACGTGGGTCGCGGCCGGCTACGGCGTCGGGGTGTCCGCGCAATCGCGCATCGAGCACGCTCACAGATGGGGGATCACGATGCGGCCGCTCATCGATGGCCCCTACGAGATCGTGACACACCTGCAGCGGCCCCAGGAGCCAACCAGTTCCGTTGTGGAGCGATTCGAGCGAAGAGCGTTGCAGGTCGCAAGGGCGAGTGCTGCATAG